A genomic segment from Microbacterium sp. SORGH_AS_0428 encodes:
- a CDS encoding GNAT family N-acetyltransferase: MNILTTLELRPVVVPTDLDGPGARDFRRLAAIRNEVYREISGTDDDRMTPGELAPFARSDAHELRLHWLVLLDDEPVGRMGMDLPQEDGSRTSYVFIELRRDVWGQGIGQRAHALLEETARAHGRSVMQSWVEHPAADGEQLTPPTGFGTVPLDHPARFLLRHGYTLEQIVRKSAFTLENSRAALEQHAAQARTAAAEYRVVQWETPTPDEYVEGYAWMKSRMSTDAPSADLVVDEQTWDAERVRTWDADILDGGRRMLVTAAQHIPTGELCAFNELVLGVDPDVASHQYDTLVLSTHRGHRLGMLVKAEGLLAWPRVAPASTRVVTYNAEENRPMLDINEAIGFVPVSYEGVWKRVLS; this comes from the coding sequence ATGAACATCCTCACCACGCTCGAGCTGCGGCCCGTCGTGGTCCCCACGGACCTCGACGGGCCCGGAGCCCGAGACTTCCGCCGACTCGCCGCCATCCGCAACGAGGTCTATCGCGAGATCTCCGGCACGGACGACGACCGGATGACACCCGGCGAGCTCGCCCCCTTCGCCCGCTCGGATGCGCATGAGCTGCGCCTCCACTGGCTCGTGCTCCTCGATGACGAGCCCGTGGGGCGTATGGGCATGGACCTGCCTCAGGAGGACGGCTCGCGCACGTCGTACGTCTTCATCGAGCTCCGACGCGACGTGTGGGGCCAAGGCATCGGCCAGCGGGCGCACGCTCTCCTCGAGGAGACGGCCCGCGCGCATGGCCGCAGCGTCATGCAGAGCTGGGTCGAGCATCCTGCCGCCGACGGCGAGCAGCTGACGCCCCCGACGGGCTTCGGCACGGTGCCGCTCGATCATCCGGCACGGTTCCTGCTGCGGCACGGCTACACGTTGGAGCAGATCGTGCGAAAGAGCGCCTTCACGCTCGAGAACAGCCGGGCCGCACTGGAGCAGCACGCCGCCCAGGCGCGTACCGCAGCCGCAGAATACCGCGTCGTGCAGTGGGAGACACCCACGCCCGACGAGTACGTCGAGGGCTACGCCTGGATGAAGTCCCGCATGTCGACGGATGCCCCCTCCGCCGACCTGGTGGTGGACGAGCAGACGTGGGACGCCGAGCGCGTGCGGACGTGGGACGCCGACATCCTCGACGGCGGACGCCGGATGCTGGTGACCGCCGCGCAGCACATCCCCACCGGAGAGCTGTGCGCGTTCAACGAACTCGTGCTCGGCGTCGACCCCGATGTGGCCTCACACCAGTACGACACCCTCGTGCTCTCGACGCATCGCGGTCACCGGCTCGGCATGCTCGTGAAGGCCGAGGGCCTGCTCGCCTGGCCGCGGGTCGCTCCGGCCTCGACACGCGTCGTCACATACAACGCGGAGGAGAACCGGCCGATGCTCGACATCAACGAGGCCATCGGATTCGTCCCGGTCAGCTACGAGGGCGTCTGGAAGCGCGTGCTCTCGTAA
- the ftsY gene encoding signal recognition particle-docking protein FtsY — protein sequence MAERSWSLGRALRGMFVKPVIDESTWEDLETALLTADFGPDVTERLIDELREKVDRYRTTDPKDLQRMLRETLEEHFAKFDSTLRLTERPAVVLVVGVNGVGKTTTIGKFANFLRRYDRSVVVGAADTFRAAAVDQLATWAERGGASIVRPQQEGQDPASVAFQTVAHAIETGTEIVLVDTAGRLHTKGGLMDELGKIKRVIEKQAPISEVLLVLDATTGQNGLMQAEAFLEQAGVTGLVLTKLDGSAKGGFVLAVQERTGIPVKLLGQGEGIGDLTGFTPHVFVEQLVS from the coding sequence ATGGCCGAGAGATCGTGGTCGCTGGGGCGTGCCCTGCGAGGGATGTTCGTCAAGCCCGTCATCGACGAGAGCACGTGGGAGGACCTCGAGACGGCTCTGCTCACGGCCGACTTCGGTCCCGATGTGACCGAGCGTCTCATCGACGAGCTGCGCGAGAAGGTCGATCGGTACCGCACCACCGACCCGAAGGATCTCCAGCGCATGCTGCGCGAGACCCTCGAGGAGCACTTCGCGAAGTTCGACTCCACGCTCCGGCTCACCGAGCGTCCGGCCGTCGTGCTCGTCGTCGGTGTCAACGGCGTGGGCAAGACGACCACCATCGGCAAGTTCGCGAACTTCCTGCGCCGCTACGACCGTTCGGTCGTCGTCGGCGCTGCCGACACCTTCCGCGCCGCCGCCGTCGACCAGCTGGCGACGTGGGCCGAGCGTGGGGGAGCATCCATCGTGCGCCCCCAGCAGGAGGGGCAGGATCCGGCATCCGTCGCCTTCCAGACCGTGGCCCACGCGATCGAGACGGGTACCGAGATCGTCCTCGTCGACACCGCTGGACGCCTGCACACCAAGGGCGGTCTCATGGACGAGCTCGGCAAGATCAAACGCGTCATCGAGAAGCAGGCCCCCATCAGCGAGGTGCTGCTCGTGCTCGACGCGACGACGGGCCAGAACGGCCTCATGCAGGCCGAGGCGTTCCTGGAGCAGGCAGGTGTCACGGGGCTCGTGCTCACCAAGCTCGACGGCTCGGCCAAGGGTGGATTCGTGCTGGCCGTGCAGGAGCGCACCGGCATCCCGGTCAAGCTGCTGGGTCAGGGCGAGGGCATCGGCGACCTCACCGGATTCACGCCCCACGTCTTCGTCGAGCAGCTCGTCTCCTGA
- a CDS encoding DUF2004 domain-containing protein, translating to MAIEHDFFGLLESGPDGSIFWSENVEFGDQSVTVDLTAPDQEDVSVAALDVAASLISSLEQLDLLARNAMIGELDDRTSEVTEYILQQQDTFGEDITDLLVDISGDVHVDVIRSLQLTSMTILADEHGGSDPFAVLEYALDADATDDVLLVNLDSDGAVLSVTSAD from the coding sequence ATGGCGATCGAGCACGATTTCTTCGGACTTCTGGAATCCGGACCGGACGGGTCCATCTTCTGGTCCGAGAACGTCGAGTTCGGCGACCAGAGCGTGACGGTCGATCTGACGGCTCCCGACCAGGAGGACGTCTCGGTCGCGGCCCTCGACGTCGCCGCCTCCCTCATCTCATCGCTCGAGCAGCTCGATCTGCTGGCCCGCAACGCCATGATCGGTGAGCTCGACGACCGCACCAGCGAGGTGACGGAGTACATCCTGCAGCAGCAGGACACCTTCGGCGAGGACATCACCGATCTCCTCGTGGACATCTCCGGCGACGTCCACGTCGACGTCATCCGTTCGCTTCAGCTGACCAGCATGACGATCCTCGCCGACGAGCACGGCGGTTCGGATCCGTTCGCCGTCCTCGAGTACGCGCTGGACGCCGACGCGACCGATGACGTCCTTCTGGTGAACCTCGACTCCGACGGGGCAGTGCTCTCGGTCACCAGCGCCGACTGA
- the smc gene encoding chromosome segregation protein SMC, with amino-acid sequence MHLKSVTLKGFKSFAQPTTFALEPGVTAIVGPNGSGKSNVVDALAWVMGEQGAKTLRGGKMEDVIFAGTSTRGPLGRAEVQLTIDNADGALPIEYAEVTISRTLFRNGASEYAINGQSCRLLDVQELLSDSGLGREMHVIVGQGRLDTVLQASPEDRRGFIEEAAGILKHRRRKEKTLRKLEAMEANLTRLSDLAGELRRQLKPLGRQADIAREAATIAAVVRDARARLLADELVALQADLADFARNEQDRRAERTLLQDRADHVKARVTALETQERSEAVDAARRVAFGLEQVQERLRGLYTLAGQRLSLLSEDEDSLAPAPTVSQAAIDEAREELDTITTGVGEAEDAAAAAARDVTRARAELDALDADIAAQSALVSEHDMRLTALRGTAEAAESALAAVRAAVERQQKALDAALARRAEAEEELAGADPDLVPETSSAEHAAAYEQAQRHAADAETEVAGIRERLHATEREVDALSAQVKTLGRALDVRTGASELIAAGGDGVRGLVGDAVQVTSGYEAAIAAALGAVAEGVLVDSEADALDAAAVARGGDFGVVDIVIAEVSAAPADIPDIEGAVRATDVMTAPAGVAGLLARVVIAADLPAAQGVLASAPELTVVTRTGEIVTRFSVRAGSGQGRSRLELAAERDSAAERLGELQVVADSLREALSDQTRALQEARARTKHTLDALRSHDAALAAHAEKVNRATVRHEAAAAECERLTQTLRQAQAAVAEAEDSARVAADRLASAQEAPRPILDASARDGMLAALDAARDGEMRARLDVETLRERIRAGEARIAQLERQRERERAAAEEAARRAVIRRRQRDIAASVAAQLPALLDSVDRSVSQARVELAAAESARTAVTAELSEARREEAALRERLSGLTESVHGLELRIHEKKLHVGSLRERVQSELGLDENILIAEYGPDQLIPDDSAEPSEDGDQPLVPFDRSQQRKRLQEAERKLAQLGRVNPLALEEFAALEQRHTFLTEQLADLTQTRKDLLTIIEELDERMRSIFLEAFEDTRVAFTEVFPLLFPGGTGSIALTDPDNPLTTGIDVSVRPVGKKVERLSLLSGGERSLAAVALLVAIFRARPSPFYILDEVEAALDDANLGRLLTVFEQLRASSQLIVITHQKRTMEIADALYGVSMRQDGVSAVVGQRVRERESA; translated from the coding sequence ATGCACCTGAAGAGCGTGACGCTCAAAGGGTTCAAGTCGTTCGCGCAGCCCACGACCTTCGCCCTGGAGCCCGGTGTGACGGCCATCGTGGGGCCCAACGGATCCGGCAAGTCCAACGTCGTCGACGCCCTCGCGTGGGTCATGGGCGAGCAAGGCGCGAAGACCCTCCGCGGCGGCAAGATGGAGGACGTCATCTTCGCCGGCACGTCCACCCGCGGGCCGCTCGGCCGCGCCGAGGTGCAGCTCACGATCGACAACGCCGACGGGGCGCTGCCGATCGAGTACGCCGAGGTGACGATCAGCAGAACGCTGTTCCGCAACGGCGCCAGCGAGTACGCGATCAACGGCCAGTCCTGTCGGCTCCTCGATGTGCAGGAGCTGCTCAGCGACTCCGGACTCGGCCGGGAGATGCATGTCATCGTCGGGCAGGGACGCCTCGACACCGTGCTGCAGGCGAGCCCCGAGGACCGCCGCGGCTTCATCGAGGAAGCAGCCGGCATCCTGAAGCACCGTCGGCGCAAGGAGAAGACCCTCCGCAAGCTCGAGGCCATGGAGGCGAACCTCACCCGCCTCAGCGACCTCGCCGGCGAGCTGCGCCGTCAACTCAAACCCCTCGGACGCCAGGCCGACATCGCACGTGAGGCGGCGACGATCGCCGCCGTCGTCCGCGATGCGCGGGCTCGGTTGCTCGCGGATGAGCTGGTCGCCCTGCAGGCCGACCTCGCCGACTTCGCGCGCAACGAACAGGATCGCCGAGCGGAGCGAACCCTCCTGCAGGATCGTGCCGATCACGTCAAGGCTCGTGTCACAGCCCTCGAGACGCAGGAACGCTCCGAAGCGGTGGACGCGGCGCGCCGTGTCGCCTTCGGACTCGAACAGGTGCAGGAGCGACTGCGCGGCCTGTACACGCTCGCGGGGCAACGGCTGAGCCTGCTCTCCGAGGACGAGGACTCGCTGGCGCCGGCACCCACGGTTTCGCAGGCCGCGATCGACGAGGCTCGCGAAGAGCTCGACACGATCACGACCGGTGTCGGCGAGGCTGAGGACGCGGCCGCGGCCGCGGCGCGCGACGTGACCCGTGCGCGCGCCGAGCTCGACGCCCTCGACGCCGACATCGCGGCCCAGAGTGCTCTCGTCTCCGAACATGACATGCGGCTCACGGCGCTGCGCGGGACGGCGGAGGCCGCGGAGTCGGCCCTCGCAGCGGTGCGTGCCGCCGTCGAGCGGCAGCAGAAGGCGCTGGACGCGGCCCTCGCCCGCCGAGCCGAGGCGGAGGAGGAACTCGCCGGCGCCGACCCGGACCTGGTGCCCGAGACGTCGTCGGCAGAGCACGCCGCAGCCTACGAACAGGCACAGCGGCACGCTGCCGATGCCGAAACGGAAGTGGCCGGCATCCGGGAGCGTCTCCACGCCACCGAGCGCGAGGTCGACGCGCTCTCCGCGCAGGTGAAGACCCTGGGACGTGCGCTCGACGTGCGCACCGGTGCATCCGAGCTCATCGCGGCCGGCGGTGACGGAGTCCGCGGGCTCGTGGGCGATGCCGTTCAGGTGACCTCCGGCTACGAAGCCGCCATCGCCGCCGCCCTGGGTGCGGTCGCCGAGGGCGTGCTGGTGGACAGCGAGGCGGATGCGCTGGATGCGGCCGCTGTCGCCCGCGGCGGAGACTTCGGCGTCGTCGACATCGTGATCGCGGAGGTGTCGGCCGCTCCGGCCGACATCCCCGACATCGAGGGCGCGGTGCGGGCAACCGACGTCATGACCGCCCCGGCGGGCGTCGCTGGCCTTCTCGCGCGGGTCGTAATCGCCGCGGACCTCCCTGCCGCGCAGGGTGTTCTCGCCTCGGCTCCCGAGCTCACGGTCGTGACGCGCACGGGCGAGATCGTCACGCGCTTCTCGGTGCGCGCGGGCAGCGGCCAGGGGCGCTCCCGGCTCGAGCTCGCGGCCGAGCGTGATTCGGCCGCGGAGCGACTCGGCGAGCTCCAGGTCGTCGCCGACTCCCTCCGCGAAGCTCTCTCCGATCAGACGCGCGCGCTCCAGGAGGCGCGCGCCCGCACCAAGCACACCCTCGACGCGCTGCGCTCCCACGACGCCGCACTCGCGGCGCACGCTGAGAAGGTCAACCGGGCGACGGTCCGGCACGAAGCCGCTGCGGCGGAGTGCGAGCGGCTCACACAGACGCTGCGCCAGGCACAGGCGGCGGTCGCCGAGGCCGAGGACTCGGCGCGTGTCGCCGCGGACCGGTTGGCGTCCGCGCAGGAGGCGCCGCGCCCGATCCTGGACGCGTCGGCCCGCGACGGCATGCTCGCCGCGCTCGACGCCGCGCGCGACGGCGAGATGCGCGCCCGTTTGGATGTGGAGACTCTTCGCGAGCGCATTCGCGCGGGCGAGGCGCGCATCGCTCAGCTGGAGCGCCAACGTGAACGCGAACGTGCGGCTGCGGAGGAGGCGGCGCGCCGCGCGGTGATCCGACGGCGTCAGCGCGACATCGCGGCATCCGTCGCCGCTCAACTACCGGCGCTGCTGGACTCGGTCGACCGCTCGGTGTCGCAGGCACGCGTGGAACTCGCCGCGGCGGAGTCTGCGCGCACGGCCGTGACGGCAGAACTGTCCGAGGCGCGACGCGAGGAGGCTGCGCTGCGCGAGCGGTTGAGCGGACTCACGGAGAGCGTGCACGGACTCGAGCTGCGCATCCACGAGAAGAAGCTCCACGTCGGCTCGCTGCGTGAGAGGGTGCAGAGCGAGCTCGGTCTGGACGAGAACATTCTCATAGCGGAATATGGCCCGGATCAGCTCATCCCCGACGACTCGGCCGAGCCGAGCGAGGACGGCGATCAGCCCCTGGTCCCGTTCGATCGCAGCCAGCAACGCAAGCGTCTCCAAGAAGCCGAGCGCAAGCTCGCCCAGCTCGGCCGCGTCAACCCGCTCGCGCTCGAGGAGTTCGCAGCCCTCGAACAGCGCCACACGTTCCTCACGGAGCAGCTCGCTGATCTGACGCAGACGCGCAAGGACCTGCTCACCATCATCGAGGAGCTCGACGAGCGGATGCGGTCGATCTTCCTCGAGGCTTTCGAGGACACCCGCGTGGCCTTCACCGAGGTGTTCCCGCTCCTGTTCCCCGGCGGCACCGGCAGCATCGCCCTGACGGATCCCGACAACCCGCTCACGACCGGAATCGACGTCTCGGTGCGGCCCGTCGGCAAGAAGGTCGAGCGGTTGTCCCTGCTCTCCGGCGGGGAGCGCTCGCTCGCAGCGGTCGCGCTGCTGGTGGCGATCTTCAGGGCGCGGCCCAGTCCCTTCTACATCCTCGACGAGGTCGAAGCGGCGCTCGACGACGCGAATCTCGGTCGCCTGCTGACGGTGTTCGAGCAGCTGCGCGCGTCCAGCCAGCTGATCGTCATCACGCACCAGAAACGGACGATGGAGATCGCCGATGCGCTCTACGGCGTCTCCATGCGTCAGGACGGCGTCTCGGCCGTCGTGGGCCAGCGGGTGCGCGAGCGCGAATCCGCGTGA
- the rnc gene encoding ribonuclease III gives MTDAAADLSALSEKLGVDIDPELLALALTHRSYAYEHGQIPHNERLEFLGDSVLGQAVTVKLYRSHPELDEGSLAKRRASVVSTVALAEVARSIGLGAYIRLGRGEQLTRGDDKDSILADTTEAIIGATYLSAGSDAATALVLRLIEPLLADPERYDAAVDPKTALQELAARMGLPAPVYRVDSTGPDHARVFEGTVTVGDLSTTGSGTSKKQAEMAAALTAWRTLSGRD, from the coding sequence GTGACGGACGCAGCTGCGGATCTCTCCGCACTTTCCGAGAAGCTCGGGGTCGATATCGACCCCGAGCTTCTTGCGCTGGCGCTGACGCATCGCTCGTACGCGTACGAGCACGGTCAGATCCCGCACAACGAGCGTCTCGAGTTCCTCGGCGACTCGGTGCTCGGTCAGGCCGTGACGGTCAAGCTCTACCGCTCGCACCCCGAACTCGACGAGGGTTCGCTGGCCAAGCGACGCGCGAGTGTCGTGTCCACCGTCGCCCTCGCCGAGGTCGCCCGTTCGATCGGTCTGGGCGCGTACATCCGCCTCGGCCGCGGTGAGCAGCTGACCCGGGGCGACGACAAGGACTCGATCCTCGCCGACACGACCGAGGCCATCATCGGCGCGACCTACCTCTCCGCCGGATCGGATGCGGCGACGGCCCTCGTGCTGCGCCTCATCGAGCCACTGCTCGCAGACCCGGAACGTTACGACGCGGCGGTCGACCCGAAGACCGCGCTGCAGGAGCTTGCGGCACGCATGGGACTGCCCGCGCCCGTCTATCGCGTGGACTCGACCGGACCCGACCACGCACGTGTCTTCGAAGGCACCGTGACCGTGGGGGACCTGAGCACCACGGGCTCGGGGACGAGCAAGAAACAGGCCGAGATGGCGGCTGCTCTGACGGCGTGGCGCACCCTCAGCGGGCGCGACTGA
- a CDS encoding ABC transporter permease — protein MSIATSTNARAGAVRAFVWAWGAAGIAALIGLGVLIVAIVWPGLLAPGDPLAIAPAEALRPPSPSHLFGTDESGRDLYTRVVHGAAASAGVGAAATAIGVGVGLVLGFTAGLGPRWLDAALSRIIEVLFALPTLVMALLLVAVAGPGTTASVVAIGLATTPGYARMLRTQVRQVARSGYVEYARLEQAGAARIFLRHVAPNALWPLVSVATLGVGQAIVWVSALSFLGLGALPPSPEWGAMLNAGRVYIASAWWLTVFPGLAIVATAAVLTAVGRRLAGGVHA, from the coding sequence ATGAGCATCGCGACCTCGACGAACGCCCGGGCAGGCGCCGTCAGAGCGTTCGTCTGGGCGTGGGGTGCGGCAGGCATCGCGGCACTGATCGGCCTCGGCGTGTTGATCGTGGCGATCGTCTGGCCCGGCCTCCTGGCCCCGGGCGATCCGCTCGCGATCGCCCCGGCCGAGGCATTGCGCCCGCCCAGCCCTTCGCACCTGTTCGGGACGGACGAGTCGGGACGCGATCTGTACACGCGCGTCGTGCACGGGGCCGCCGCATCCGCAGGTGTCGGCGCCGCCGCGACCGCGATCGGCGTGGGTGTGGGCCTCGTGCTGGGCTTCACCGCCGGCCTCGGACCGCGGTGGCTGGATGCGGCGCTGTCGCGGATCATCGAAGTGCTCTTCGCGCTCCCGACGCTCGTCATGGCCCTCCTGCTCGTGGCGGTGGCGGGCCCGGGGACCACGGCCTCGGTGGTGGCGATCGGGCTGGCGACGACACCGGGTTACGCACGGATGCTGCGCACGCAGGTGCGGCAGGTCGCGCGCAGCGGATACGTCGAGTACGCCCGCCTCGAACAGGCCGGGGCGGCTCGCATCTTTCTTCGGCACGTCGCGCCCAACGCACTCTGGCCGCTCGTCTCGGTCGCCACCCTCGGTGTGGGCCAGGCGATCGTCTGGGTCTCCGCGCTCAGCTTCCTCGGGCTCGGTGCGCTTCCGCCCTCGCCGGAATGGGGGGCGATGCTCAACGCCGGGCGCGTCTACATCGCCAGCGCCTGGTGGCTCACGGTCTTTCCCGGACTCGCGATCGTCGCCACCGCCGCCGTACTGACGGCGGTCGGGCGGCGCCTGGCCGGCGGAGTGCACGCATGA
- the mutM gene encoding bifunctional DNA-formamidopyrimidine glycosylase/DNA-(apurinic or apyrimidinic site) lyase yields MPELPEVEVVRAGLAPAVDGAFVNGVEVLDERALTRHPGDGSHFEAQLAGRTLGAPVRRGKFLWIPLADAGEQAVVAHLGMSGQMLLREPGAPRERHERVRFDIRHPQHGELAVVFADQRTFGSLAVDHLVPTRDGAAGGYGTDRASVPTQVAHIARDPLDPAFDDTDFRRLVARKRSGIKRVLLDQGVVSGIGNIYADEALWAARIHPETVAATLSTRALNRLLAEVRAVLQKALAEGGTSFDAQYVNVNGQAGYFAHSLNAYGRTGEPCARCGHAIVRVAFTNRSSHYCPHCQQLR; encoded by the coding sequence GTGCCCGAGCTCCCCGAGGTCGAAGTTGTGCGCGCGGGTCTCGCGCCCGCCGTCGACGGCGCGTTCGTGAACGGCGTCGAGGTGCTCGACGAGCGCGCGCTCACCCGTCATCCCGGCGACGGATCCCACTTCGAGGCCCAGCTCGCGGGTCGCACGTTGGGCGCACCTGTGCGCCGGGGCAAGTTCCTCTGGATCCCGCTGGCGGATGCGGGGGAGCAGGCCGTCGTGGCGCACCTGGGAATGAGCGGTCAGATGCTCCTGCGCGAGCCGGGGGCGCCGCGCGAGCGCCATGAGCGCGTGCGGTTCGACATACGGCATCCGCAGCACGGTGAGCTCGCCGTGGTCTTCGCCGACCAGCGCACGTTCGGCTCCCTTGCCGTCGACCACCTCGTACCCACCCGCGATGGGGCGGCAGGAGGCTACGGGACCGACCGCGCGAGCGTTCCGACGCAGGTGGCGCATATCGCGCGCGACCCGCTCGATCCGGCGTTCGACGACACGGACTTCCGCCGGCTCGTCGCGCGCAAGCGGTCGGGCATCAAGCGCGTCCTGCTCGATCAGGGCGTCGTGAGCGGCATCGGCAACATCTACGCCGACGAGGCCCTGTGGGCCGCCCGCATCCATCCCGAGACGGTTGCGGCGACACTGAGCACGCGTGCGCTGAATCGACTCCTCGCCGAAGTGCGCGCCGTGCTGCAGAAGGCACTTGCGGAGGGAGGCACGAGCTTCGACGCCCAATACGTCAATGTGAACGGCCAGGCGGGCTACTTCGCGCACTCGCTGAACGCCTACGGGCGTACCGGCGAGCCCTGCGCACGTTGCGGCCACGCGATCGTGCGCGTCGCCTTCACGAACCGCTCGAGCCACTACTGCCCGCACTGCCAACAGCTGCGCTGA
- a CDS encoding ABC transporter ATP-binding protein, with amino-acid sequence MSGLHVRGLRVALPGAGDVLQDIDLDVDPGEIVAIVGSSGAGKSVLARTLLGFTQEQSGASVSAARFDVAGRDARRAGRRDWRRMRGRDVALVLQDALQSLDPLRTIQAEVAETLALRGVPHSLRRERVVTALADAGLPEPAALLSRRSGELSGGMRQRALIASAMAGGADILIADEPTTALDATVAVHVLDLLARLRDEGRAVLLISHDLAAVARVSDRVAVLEHGVVVEKGPTAQVLSAPRHEATRALLAAAPRGPKSVAARPGGRMLLSAEGLGRAYRSVAALSDVDLRIHAGEVVGVVGASGSGKTTLARLLVGAEHPDTGTIALGTPAPRIRLVPQDPAGSFDPRWSVERILTASSSATSPPPRQLLERVGLDPALLHRRPATLSGGQRQRVAIARTLAASPDILVCDEPVSALDVATQAGILELILTLPATVGTAVVFISHDLAVVRRVSDRVLVMSAGRVVEEGATEAVFTGARHPFTRELIAAASSAPQA; translated from the coding sequence ATGAGCGGGCTGCACGTGCGGGGATTGCGGGTCGCCCTCCCCGGCGCCGGCGACGTCCTGCAGGACATCGACCTCGACGTCGACCCGGGCGAGATCGTCGCGATCGTCGGATCCTCCGGCGCCGGCAAGTCCGTGCTGGCACGCACGCTCCTCGGCTTCACGCAGGAGCAGAGCGGGGCCTCGGTGTCCGCAGCGCGGTTCGACGTCGCGGGGCGCGATGCGAGGCGCGCGGGACGGCGCGACTGGCGACGGATGCGGGGGCGCGACGTCGCGCTCGTGCTGCAGGACGCCCTCCAATCCCTCGACCCGCTCCGGACGATTCAGGCGGAGGTCGCGGAGACACTCGCGCTACGCGGGGTCCCGCACTCCCTCCGACGCGAGCGCGTCGTGACGGCTCTCGCCGACGCAGGACTCCCGGAGCCCGCGGCACTGCTGTCCCGTCGCTCGGGCGAGCTCTCCGGCGGGATGCGGCAGCGCGCCCTCATCGCCTCGGCGATGGCGGGCGGTGCGGACATCCTCATCGCCGACGAGCCGACGACGGCGCTCGACGCCACCGTGGCGGTGCACGTGCTGGATCTCCTCGCCCGCCTCCGCGACGAGGGTCGAGCGGTCCTTCTGATCAGTCACGACCTCGCAGCCGTCGCCCGCGTGTCCGACCGAGTGGCCGTTCTGGAACACGGCGTCGTGGTGGAGAAGGGACCGACGGCTCAGGTGCTGTCCGCACCGCGCCACGAGGCGACACGTGCACTGCTCGCCGCAGCGCCACGTGGTCCGAAGTCGGTCGCCGCGCGGCCGGGGGGCCGCATGCTGCTGAGTGCGGAGGGCCTGGGGCGTGCCTATCGCTCGGTCGCTGCACTCTCGGACGTCGACCTCCGCATCCATGCGGGCGAGGTCGTGGGCGTGGTCGGCGCGTCCGGGTCGGGAAAGACGACCCTGGCCCGGCTGCTGGTGGGCGCAGAGCATCCGGACACCGGCACGATCGCGCTCGGAACGCCCGCACCGCGCATCCGCCTCGTCCCGCAGGACCCCGCGGGCAGCTTCGACCCTCGCTGGAGCGTGGAGCGCATCCTGACGGCCTCGTCCTCTGCCACCTCGCCCCCTCCTCGACAGCTCCTCGAACGGGTGGGGCTGGACCCCGCGCTGCTGCATCGACGTCCGGCGACGTTGTCCGGCGGACAGCGTCAGCGCGTCGCCATCGCACGCACCCTCGCCGCCTCCCCCGACATCCTGGTGTGCGACGAGCCCGTCTCCGCACTGGACGTCGCGACGCAGGCCGGCATCCTCGAGCTCATCCTCACTCTGCCGGCGACGGTGGGGACCGCCGTCGTCTTCATCTCGCACGACCTCGCAGTCGTGCGACGCGTCAGCGATCGCGTGCTCGTGATGTCGGCCGGCCGCGTCGTCGAGGAAGGGGCGACAGAAGCGGTGTTCACCGGCGCACGGCATCCGTTCACCCGCGAGCTGATCGCGGCGGCGTCCAGCGCGCCGCAGGCGTGA